ATAAAAATATCGTTTATACTTGGAATTTTCTCAACAAAATGCGTTACCTGTCCGCGTTGTGTAAGAACATGTAACAATTCGTTTGGTGCGGCATTTCCTATTTGAATATTTAGTTTTAAATCGTCGTTTAATGATTTAAAACTTGCCGGAGAAACCGTAAATTTTTGTGTAATATCATACATCAAACCTTCAACATTGTTAGTCAGAATTCCGACTTCAAAACTGTTCGTTCTAAACTGACGTTTTACATCGGCTACTTTTCCTTCAATCAGTTTGTTTGATTTATGAATTAAGGCAATATTTTCACATAACTCCTCTACACTTTCCATTCTGTGCGTTGAAAAAATAATAGTTGAGCCTTGTTCTTTTAACGCTAAAATTTCGTCTTTAATAATATTGGCATTTACGGGATCAAATCCTGAAAAAGGCTCATCAAGAATCAGCAGTTTTGGTTTATGAAGTACACAAACCACAAACTGAATTTTCTGCGCCATTCCTTTAGAAAGTTCCTGAATTTTTTTATTCCACCAGCCCTGAATTCCTAAGCGGTCGAACCAATAATCTAATTGTTTTTTGGCTTCGGTTTTAGAAAGTCCTTTCATTTGCGCCAGATACAAACACTGCTCGCCTACTTTCATCGAGCTGTATAAACCTCTTTCTTCCGGAAGATAGCCAATGGTCTGCACATGCTTTGGCTGTAATTTTTCTCCATCCAAAATCACTTCACCGCTGTCTGGCAGTGTAATTTGATTGATGATTCTGATAAGGGAAGTTTTTCCTGCTCCATTTGGACCTAAAAGCCCATATATACTGCCTTTTGGCACATTTAATGAAACTTCGTTAAGCGCTACATAATCGCCGTATTGTTTTACGACTTTATGTACTTCGAGTAAGTTGCTCATTTTGTTTTTTAGATTTTCTTGTGTTGGTTTCTGCTATTTCTGCCAACAGGCTGTAAAAGTAAATAATTAGTAGCGAATCTGCATAATAATACGCAAAAAACCCATTCTATTTATGCTTAGAATGGGTTTTTGAATTATTTAAACACTTTTAAAAAAGTTTAGATTATGAGAACATATCTTTTACTTTTTCAAAAAATGATTTCTCTGATTTTTCCGGGCTTGGAACAAAGTGCTCGTCGTTTAAAGCATTTTCAAAGAATTGTTTTTGTTCTTTATTTAATGTTTTTGGCGTCCAAACATTTACGTGAACTAATAAGTCTCCGCTTCCGTAACCATTGATACTTGGAATACCTTTTCCTTTTAATCTTAAGATTTTTCCAGATTGAATTCCTTCTTCCAGTTTAATACGAACTTTTCCGTTGATAGCTTCAATATCTTTAGAAGCTCCTAAAACTGCCTCTGGAAAACTGATGTATAAATCATAGTGAACATTTTCTCCTTCACGTTTTAAGAATTCGTGTTCAATTTCTTCAATAGCAACAATTAAATCTCCCGGAATACTGTTTCCTGGCGCATCATTACCTTTGTTAGAAACTTTCAACTGCATTCCGTCAACAACTCCAGCAGGAATTTTGATTGATACTGTTTCGTCTTCCTGAACCATTCCCTGAGCATCTGCTTCGGCTGGTTTTTTATCTAAAATCTGACCAGAACCACCACATGTAGGACAAGTTGATGCAGACTGCATTCTTCCTAAAATAGTATTGGTTACACGCATTACCTGACCTTGACCATTACAAGTTGTACAAGTTTTATACGTTACACCTTTTGCCTGAACTTTACGTTTTACTTTAACTTTTTTCTCAACACCATTAGCAATTTCTTCTAAAGTTAGTTTTACTTTAATTCGAAGATTGCTTCCTTTAGCACGACGAGGACCTCCGCCTCCGCCTCCGAAACCGCCAAATCCACCGCCAAAAATATCACCAAACTGGCTGAAAATGTCATCCATATTCATACCGCCATGACCGCCAAATCCGCCAGAACCATCAAATGCCTGATGTCCGTATTGGTCGTATTTTGCTTTTTTCTGCGGATCACTCAAAACTTCATAAGCTTCTGCCGCTAATTTAAAGTTTTCTTCTGCCTCTTTGTCGCCCGGATTTTTATCAGGATGGTATTTTAAAGCACTTTTTCTGTATGCTTTTTTTATTTCGGCAGCGTCAGCATTTTTTGAAATGCCTAGTATTTCGTAAAAATCTTTTTTCATAATTTAGGTAAAATTCTAAATTTTAAAATTCCAAATTCCAATATTAAACCTGAATTTCAGAATCTTAATTGCTTTTAGTTTCCAACTACAACTTTAGGGAAACGAATAATTTTGTCTCCTAATTTGTATCCTTTTTCAATAACATCAACGATTTTTCCTTTCAATTTGTCAGATGGAGCCGGAATTTGAGTAATTGCCTCTGCAACATCAGCATTGAAAGCATCTCCTGCCTGAATTTCAACTTGCTCTAAACCTTTAGAAACTAAAGTACTTTTCAATTTTTCATGAATCAGCTCAACACCTTTTTTAAGGTTTTCGTCGTCAGATTTGTTGATTTCTACTGCAGCTCTGTCAAAATCATCTAAAACAGGAAGCATAGCCAATAAAACTTCTTGGTTTGCAGTTTTAAACAATTCAAGACGCTCTTTTGAAGTTCTTTTTTTGTAATTTTCAAATTCAGCAAATAATCTCAAAAACTTATCTTTTTCGTGAGCCAAGTCTTTAGCTAATTGCTCCTCAACACTTAATTCTTCAACAATTAACTGCTCTCCGTTTGCATTGTTTTCTAACGTTACATCATCTAATTCCTGATCGAATTCTGTATTTTCCGTAGTCATATTACTTTTATTTTTAAAAATATTCTTAAACTTCATTTTATTTATTACTTTGTTTTGGATTGCAAAAGTACTGCCAAATCTTTGAAAATGTCAAATTGTCACTTTATTAATTATGAGCCTTTTAAAAAACGAAATTACAGGCTTGAAATTTTATTATAATTTTAAGACTATTACGTTTTAGTTTGTCGTATATTTGATCTCCAAAGTAAAAACTAAATTATTACCTATCAAAATTGAATTTAAGGGTTGGCTTCGGTCTCTAAATAATTATTAATTCAAGTTTACCTTATATTAAAAAAAGCTTCGCCTTACAGAGACGAAGCTTTTTTTTATGCTTTTTATCTTAAAAAAAAATTAACGCAAAGAACGCTAAGATTTTTTACTCTTAAGCTTTTTAAAAAAGGAAAAGTTCGCAAAGCTTTGTATTGATTTAGCTTTGTGAACTTTGTCTTTTTAAAGTATTCATCGTAAAAATCTTTGCGATCTTTGCGGTAAAAAAAATCCTTTGCGGTAAAAAAATATTGCACGGGCGGAGGGATTCGAACCCCCATCAACGGTTTTGGAGACCGCTATTCTACCCTTGAACTACGCCCGTAATTTAAGGTTGGCAAATTAAAAGTTTTTTTTCTTCTCAAGCAACTATTTCAGGTAGAGATTTCAAAAGAAAATCCTTTAAATATAGGCTGTCTGAATCAAAAACCTTTATTTCAAATAGTTAACCTAAATTTTTATTTCACGCAGATTTAAAAAAGATTTAGGCAGATTTGCGCAGATTCATTTTATATAAAAATTAAATTAAATCTGCTAAAATCCGCCTAATCTGCGTGAAATAAAAAATCCTTTAAATCTGTGTAATCTGTGGCAAAAAACTTCGTTACAAATAGTTAACCTAACAAAGCTTTTTTCAATCCGTCAAAATCTACAGAAACCTGCTCTCCTGTCACTAAATTTTTAAGTGCATATGTATTTGAAGTAATTTCCTGATCTCCAACAATTACTGCAAACGGAATCAAACGTTTATCAGCATATTGAAACTGTTTCCCAACTTTTACGTTATCAGGATACAATTCTACTTTTATATTTTCCTGTCTTAATTTTTGGATTGCTTTTGAAGCATACAACGCTTCTTTGTCTCCAAAATTTAAAAACATAGCTTTTGAAGTTGCCGCAACAGTCTCAGGAAACAAGTTTAATTCTTCAAGAACCAAATAAATTCTATCCAGTCCGAAAGAGATTCCAACACCGCTCATGTTTTTTAAACCAAAAATACCAGTCAAATCGTCGTATCTACCACCGCCTCCAATCGAACCAATTGAAACCGTTTTTGGTGCTGCTACCTCAAAAATAGCTCCTGTATAGTAATTTAGACCGCGTGCCAAAGTAACATCTAAATCTAAAATTGCAGTTGACAAACCTAAATCAGCCACATTGTCACAAATAAATTTTAATTCTTCAACACCTTTCATTCCTTCTTCAGAAGATGACAACAATTCTGAAAGGTGATTGATTTTATCTGCAAAAGTGCCACTAAAACTGAAAAGCGGCTGTACTTTTACCAAAGCTTCTTCAGAAATACCTTTTTCAATCATTTCTTTCTTTACACCATCTTCACCTATTTTATCTAATTTGTCAAGGGCAACTGTAAAATCGATTAATTTATCTGAAGCACCAATTACTTCAGCAATTCCAGATAGAATTTTTCTGTTATTGATTTTAATTGTAACACCTTCTAGACCTAAAGCTGTAAAAACTGTATCATATAACTGTACCAATTCAACTTCCTGCCAAAGTGATTTTGAGCCTACCACATCGGCATCACATTGAAAAAATTCTCTGTAACGGCCTTTCTGCGGACGATCTGCTCTCCAAACTGGCTGGATTTGGTATCTTTTAAAAGGAAATTCTATTTCGTTTTGGTGCTGTACAACATATCTGGCAAAAGGAACAGTCAAATCATAACGCAATGCTTTTTCTGAAATTCTTCCTGTAAATTTATTCAGCTCAATTCTTTGATCAAGACTGATTGTTTCTGCAGAATTTGTTTGAAGTGCTTCCAAAGATTCTGGTAATTCAATTTTATTTTTATTGAAGAAAAAATTACCTGAATTCAATATTTTAAAAATCAAACGATCTCCTTCTTCCCCATATTTCCCCATTAAAGTATCTGAATTTTCAAACGAAGGAGTTTCTATTGGCTGAAAACCAAATTTCTCAAAATTAGTTCTTATCGTCTGAATAATATATTGACGTTTTGACACCTCGGCAGGTGAAAAATCTCTTGTCCCTTGTGGAATACTTGGTTTTGAAGCCATCTTTTCTGATTTTAGATTTTAGATTTTAGATTTTAGATTTCGTTTGAAACTTAAATTCATAAACCTTTAAAATTATTTTTTTTTAGATTTTTAGGTCGTTGGACTTTTAGACATGCAGCTTTACACTTTTAGACTAAATTACTTTCCAACTTTCAACTTAATTTAAGTCTGCAAATATCTTACTTTTTAAAATAAATAATAGCAGTTCGAAAACAAACTTGTAACAAAAACCGTATTTTCGTGACAAATTGGTCATGATGCTGAAATTATTTAAAGAAAATATTCGGATTGCTTTTGGTTCTATCAAAACTCAATTATTACGAACCATTCTTACTGTTTTAATTATTGCTATCGGGATTACAGCTTTGGTTGGAATTTTAACGGTTGTAACAGCTCTTGAAAATACAGTTTCTACCAATTTTGCTTCGATGGGTGCGAATACTTTCAATATCAATCAATATGAAAATACGGTTCGAAACCGAGGCGGAAATGAACGTGAAATTATAAATCCTATTATTTCTTATCCGGAAGCAGTTGCCTTCAAAAACAAATACAAATATCCGTTTACCGAAACTTCTCTTTCCTTTACTGCATCTTCGACTTCTGAGGTTAAATATTTAGATACTAAAACGGATCCGGAAATTGCTATTGTGGGTGTAGATGAACATTATATTTCCAATTCTGGTTTAGAAACTACATTAGGCCGATCTTTTAATCAATTTGACATTGACAATAATACGT
The sequence above is a segment of the Flavobacterium sp. genome. Coding sequences within it:
- a CDS encoding nucleotide exchange factor GrpE, whose protein sequence is MKFKNIFKNKSNMTTENTEFDQELDDVTLENNANGEQLIVEELSVEEQLAKDLAHEKDKFLRLFAEFENYKKRTSKERLELFKTANQEVLLAMLPVLDDFDRAAVEINKSDDENLKKGVELIHEKLKSTLVSKGLEQVEIQAGDAFNADVAEAITQIPAPSDKLKGKIVDVIEKGYKLGDKIIRFPKVVVGN
- a CDS encoding ATP-binding cassette domain-containing protein → MSNLLEVHKVVKQYGDYVALNEVSLNVPKGSIYGLLGPNGAGKTSLIRIINQITLPDSGEVILDGEKLQPKHVQTIGYLPEERGLYSSMKVGEQCLYLAQMKGLSKTEAKKQLDYWFDRLGIQGWWNKKIQELSKGMAQKIQFVVCVLHKPKLLILDEPFSGFDPVNANIIKDEILALKEQGSTIIFSTHRMESVEELCENIALIHKSNKLIEGKVADVKRQFRTNSFEVGILTNNVEGLMYDITQKFTVSPASFKSLNDDLKLNIQIGNAAPNELLHVLTQRGQVTHFVEKIPSINDIFIQTVTENKV
- the hisS gene encoding histidine--tRNA ligase, whose amino-acid sequence is MASKPSIPQGTRDFSPAEVSKRQYIIQTIRTNFEKFGFQPIETPSFENSDTLMGKYGEEGDRLIFKILNSGNFFFNKNKIELPESLEALQTNSAETISLDQRIELNKFTGRISEKALRYDLTVPFARYVVQHQNEIEFPFKRYQIQPVWRADRPQKGRYREFFQCDADVVGSKSLWQEVELVQLYDTVFTALGLEGVTIKINNRKILSGIAEVIGASDKLIDFTVALDKLDKIGEDGVKKEMIEKGISEEALVKVQPLFSFSGTFADKINHLSELLSSSEEGMKGVEELKFICDNVADLGLSTAILDLDVTLARGLNYYTGAIFEVAAPKTVSIGSIGGGGRYDDLTGIFGLKNMSGVGISFGLDRIYLVLEELNLFPETVAATSKAMFLNFGDKEALYASKAIQKLRQENIKVELYPDNVKVGKQFQYADKRLIPFAVIVGDQEITSNTYALKNLVTGEQVSVDFDGLKKALLG
- the dnaJ gene encoding molecular chaperone DnaJ; the protein is MKKDFYEILGISKNADAAEIKKAYRKSALKYHPDKNPGDKEAEENFKLAAEAYEVLSDPQKKAKYDQYGHQAFDGSGGFGGHGGMNMDDIFSQFGDIFGGGFGGFGGGGGGPRRAKGSNLRIKVKLTLEEIANGVEKKVKVKRKVQAKGVTYKTCTTCNGQGQVMRVTNTILGRMQSASTCPTCGGSGQILDKKPAEADAQGMVQEDETVSIKIPAGVVDGMQLKVSNKGNDAPGNSIPGDLIVAIEEIEHEFLKREGENVHYDLYISFPEAVLGASKDIEAINGKVRIKLEEGIQSGKILRLKGKGIPSINGYGSGDLLVHVNVWTPKTLNKEQKQFFENALNDEHFVPSPEKSEKSFFEKVKDMFS